From a single Sulfolobus sp. E5-1-F genomic region:
- a CDS encoding DUF1634 domain-containing protein: MDFNNIIGNALRVGVIISAIIIIFGVALLFVNNGSNGFSLTQISSSNSIVNSSIFKPSEIFSGLPRLYGLDYIYLGLMVLIATPVLRVLIGIAQFASETNKLYTIITIIVFFNLMFAIFILPILVSK, translated from the coding sequence ATGGACTTTAATAATATTATAGGTAATGCGTTAAGAGTAGGCGTAATCATTAGTGCAATAATAATAATTTTTGGAGTCGCACTACTATTCGTGAATAATGGTTCAAATGGGTTTTCCCTCACTCAGATATCAAGTTCAAACTCAATAGTTAATAGTTCAATTTTCAAACCTTCTGAAATATTTAGTGGATTACCTAGGCTATACGGTTTAGATTACATATACTTAGGACTAATGGTCCTAATAGCTACACCAGTTCTCAGAGTACTAATAGGAATAGCACAATTCGCTTCTGAGACAAATAAATTATATACAATAATAACTATAATTGTATTTTTCAATCTAATGTTTGCTATATTTATATTACCTATACTCGTAAGTAAGTAA
- the sul7s gene encoding winged-helix single-stranded DNA-binding protein Sul7s, producing the protein MEDVKHSVEKIIKDREWITFNDLLKYVPYPAPEVYSALSQLIKEKKVGRRGRYFYYIKG; encoded by the coding sequence ATGGAAGATGTAAAACACTCAGTAGAAAAAATAATAAAGGATCGGGAGTGGATAACATTCAATGACTTGTTAAAATATGTACCGTACCCAGCTCCAGAAGTATATAGTGCATTATCTCAACTTATTAAGGAAAAAAAAGTTGGGAGAAGAGGAAGATATTTCTATTACATAAAAGGATGA
- a CDS encoding trimeric intracellular cation channel family protein — protein sequence MYMILELLNVIGIIAFTISGSLKGTSKGLDIFGVATLGVITSYAGGIIADILLGIYPPQILKEWNYLLLSVGISIFVFYFYKWLQANPIRTIIAISDALGLSTFATFGASLAYSYGLNSISVGLIATIVGTGGGVIRDILINEIPMILTKEIYATAALFGGVIYYFITPYLHHDSVFVTFLSTFLLRILAIKYNFNLPRREDNKS from the coding sequence ATTTATATGATCCTAGAATTGCTTAACGTGATTGGTATAATCGCATTTACGATTTCTGGTTCTCTTAAGGGAACTAGTAAAGGCCTAGATATTTTCGGTGTTGCAACTTTAGGTGTAATAACTAGCTATGCTGGAGGTATAATTGCCGATATCTTATTGGGAATATATCCACCGCAGATTCTAAAGGAATGGAATTATCTATTACTGAGTGTAGGTATTTCTATTTTTGTCTTTTACTTCTATAAGTGGTTACAGGCTAATCCTATAAGAACAATAATTGCGATAAGTGATGCATTAGGACTTTCAACTTTTGCGACATTCGGCGCATCCTTAGCTTACTCCTATGGTTTAAATTCAATATCAGTGGGATTAATTGCTACAATCGTTGGCACTGGGGGAGGTGTAATAAGAGATATTCTTATAAACGAAATACCTATGATACTTACAAAGGAAATATATGCTACTGCTGCCCTCTTTGGTGGAGTTATATACTATTTCATTACTCCTTATTTACATCATGATAGTGTATTTGTGACTTTTCTAAGTACATTTTTGTTGAGAATACTTGCAATAAAATACAATTTTAATTTACCTAGAAGGGAAGACAACAAAAGTTAA
- a CDS encoding COG1361 S-layer family protein, which translates to MRKSLIILLFIILSPLVYLTLPISSQSTPIQGYATSSELITPGEIEVPITFRLTNLGQTLTDVTIIPADTYPFYLYPYNNGTQLTHIPLWNQGQTVNVTYLFDIASTAKTGTYTDVVIVQGITTSGSQVTYDVLVPVVIAGYVNFSASSVWGTTSNPMVVGPGENNIPLTIILQNLGNSLVTNITLELNSQFPVKFLQSNATISAVPAGYYGEVTVMASVYPNATQGLYYIKLNVIYYHNATTTVLVPIDIGSSNQVSLEDAWGTPSDPTVAAPGETLLPLTIYVKNLGENLLSNVMLILQSHYPIQFLQNYTMIGFVPAGGYNYVTVVANVYKNVTPGVYYVPITLVAYDGGFMQTFEMPVYILGYVNFSASSVWGTTSNPMVVGPGENNIPLTIILQNTGIASVTNATLFLQSQYPVEFLQNNITIGNIPAGYPIPVTVLANVYPNVTNTGVYYITAKVMYYDGVIQYVKVPIYIQSLNQVSAEGVWGSLSSPILVAPGETNVPLTIVIKNLGENLMSNVSLILQSHYPIQFLQQNASVGFVPAGSYNYVTVTANIFPNATPGVYYIPATLVAYNGFKENIMISVDILGYITIQAQSLWGGVTSPITVSSGENDVPLTVLLKNTGDVNILNATLVFENVEYPLIFHQTSAQVGIVPAGQENYATVTVSVFPNATPGVYYIPATLYYFNHKTTITIPITIYSPNISVNLVTIPPQVFPSYYDVRLLVILTNFGSGIAENANVSIQSPFQVISSNPLHLGAIPIGVPVNATFLINVPNNTIPKTYIVNVTITYDGGKETYQYPLQIYPKANLIVVGVSYPSLSAGDSNVPIIITLKNTGNSTAKNVIVRLGTSNLIYPHVSSSNPLQALTASEVFAGDIAPGQAINVTFVVDVSSGASSGTYPLAIALVWNQTGALFPFEQSDTFYVTISPPFYQQFFKSPIGIITIIVIIIVIIVIITVFLRVRNKRK; encoded by the coding sequence GTGAGAAAGAGTTTAATAATATTACTTTTTATAATATTATCTCCTCTAGTATATTTAACACTACCAATATCCTCACAATCCACGCCTATTCAAGGATACGCAACAAGTAGCGAGTTAATAACACCCGGAGAAATTGAGGTACCAATAACGTTTCGTCTTACTAACTTAGGTCAAACCTTAACTGATGTCACTATAATTCCTGCAGATACATATCCGTTTTACCTTTACCCCTATAATAATGGCACTCAACTTACACATATTCCCTTGTGGAATCAAGGACAAACAGTAAATGTCACTTACCTATTTGATATAGCTAGTACTGCTAAGACTGGTACGTACACTGATGTTGTAATAGTACAAGGCATCACCACCTCCGGTAGTCAAGTAACTTATGATGTTTTAGTCCCGGTGGTAATAGCTGGCTATGTTAATTTCTCAGCATCATCAGTATGGGGAACAACATCAAACCCAATGGTAGTAGGACCAGGAGAAAACAACATCCCACTAACAATAATACTACAAAACTTAGGTAATTCATTAGTTACCAACATAACGTTAGAACTAAACTCCCAATTTCCAGTAAAATTCTTACAAAGCAATGCAACAATTTCCGCAGTACCAGCAGGGTATTATGGAGAAGTAACTGTAATGGCTTCTGTATATCCTAACGCAACTCAAGGTTTATATTATATTAAGTTAAATGTAATATACTATCATAACGCGACCACTACAGTATTAGTACCCATTGATATTGGCTCCTCTAATCAAGTATCATTGGAGGATGCGTGGGGTACACCATCGGATCCAACAGTAGCTGCTCCCGGTGAAACATTACTTCCCCTTACCATTTATGTAAAGAATCTTGGCGAAAACTTATTATCCAATGTCATGTTAATATTGCAATCACATTATCCGATACAATTCCTCCAAAATTATACAATGATAGGTTTTGTGCCAGCTGGAGGTTATAACTACGTAACAGTAGTAGCAAACGTCTATAAGAACGTAACACCTGGAGTATATTACGTACCGATAACTTTAGTCGCATATGATGGAGGATTCATGCAAACTTTTGAAATGCCAGTTTATATTTTAGGCTATGTTAATTTCTCAGCATCATCAGTATGGGGAACAACATCAAACCCAATGGTAGTAGGACCAGGAGAAAACAACATCCCACTAACAATAATACTACAAAACACCGGAATAGCTTCCGTAACGAATGCCACCTTGTTCTTACAATCACAATATCCGGTAGAGTTCCTACAGAACAATATAACCATAGGAAACATTCCCGCAGGCTATCCTATACCAGTAACAGTACTTGCAAATGTTTATCCTAATGTAACAAATACTGGCGTTTATTACATAACCGCAAAAGTAATGTACTACGATGGTGTGATACAGTATGTAAAAGTTCCAATATATATCCAGTCATTAAATCAAGTTTCGGCTGAAGGTGTATGGGGTTCTTTATCTAGTCCAATACTAGTAGCACCGGGAGAGACTAACGTGCCATTAACGATAGTGATAAAGAACCTTGGAGAAAACTTAATGTCAAATGTGAGCCTAATATTACAATCTCATTATCCGATACAATTCCTCCAGCAAAATGCTTCCGTTGGTTTCGTTCCTGCAGGCAGCTATAATTACGTAACAGTGACAGCAAACATATTTCCGAATGCAACACCAGGAGTATACTACATACCAGCAACCTTAGTAGCTTATAATGGATTTAAGGAAAACATAATGATATCTGTTGATATCTTAGGATATATTACAATACAAGCTCAAAGTCTGTGGGGAGGAGTAACATCTCCAATAACAGTTTCTTCAGGTGAGAACGATGTACCTTTAACAGTTTTGCTCAAAAACACTGGTGACGTTAATATTCTTAATGCTACACTAGTTTTTGAAAACGTAGAGTATCCATTAATTTTCCATCAGACCAGTGCACAAGTAGGTATTGTACCAGCTGGTCAAGAAAATTATGCTACAGTAACTGTAAGTGTATTTCCGAATGCAACACCAGGAGTATACTACATACCAGCAACTCTATATTACTTTAATCACAAGACCACAATAACAATCCCAATAACAATTTATTCACCTAATATTTCAGTAAATTTGGTAACAATTCCACCTCAAGTATTTCCTAGCTATTACGACGTTAGATTATTGGTAATTTTAACAAACTTTGGAAGTGGTATAGCTGAAAACGCTAATGTGAGTATCCAATCGCCATTCCAAGTTATATCTTCTAATCCGCTACATTTAGGAGCAATACCAATAGGAGTTCCGGTTAATGCTACATTCCTTATAAATGTTCCAAACAATACTATACCTAAAACCTATATTGTGAACGTTACTATTACCTATGATGGCGGAAAAGAAACTTATCAGTATCCGTTACAAATATATCCCAAAGCTAATCTAATCGTGGTAGGTGTGTCTTATCCTTCATTAAGTGCAGGAGATAGTAACGTGCCAATCATAATAACTCTTAAAAACACTGGCAATTCGACAGCCAAGAACGTTATAGTTAGGCTAGGAACTTCTAATCTAATATATCCTCATGTAAGTTCATCAAACCCATTACAAGCATTAACTGCGTCTGAGGTTTTTGCCGGTGATATTGCTCCTGGACAAGCAATAAATGTAACTTTTGTAGTCGATGTGAGCAGTGGAGCATCTTCCGGAACTTATCCATTGGCAATAGCCCTAGTATGGAATCAAACTGGTGCATTATTCCCATTTGAGCAGTCTGATACATTCTATGTAACAATATCCCCTCCATTCTATCAGCAGTTCTTTAAATCGCCTATCGGAATTATAACGATTATTGTGATAATAATAGTAATTATAGTTATTATCACGGTATTCCTAAGAGTAAGAAATAAAAGAAAATGA
- a CDS encoding M24 family metallopeptidase — MDRIQRLQKELEKTDADYLIIGTTSNMFYLIGFSEEQMERPLLLFVTKDDYFLLVPKLYEEQLKQFPLIVYRDGEDPYSKLNLKENSNILIDDTIFSLFTIEILNRFKPRRIGRASSILRKLRQVKDDEEIEKMEKGVKKAEELILEFVPTIKENMTECEIERKLKSFLIENAGNISFDPIVTSGPNSSMPHLRCSDKKVKRGEVIVIDYGIKYEGYSTDTTRVFSLGKPNDTLVLEIVDIVKNANEEAEKHVREGMRAKEIDHIARKVITSKGYGDYFIHRTGHGIGIDVHEDPYISPDNDNVIEQNMVFTIEPGIYLPGKFGIRIEDEIVVKKVYGKTLNMLQKELYIL, encoded by the coding sequence ATGGATCGAATACAGAGACTACAAAAAGAATTAGAGAAGACTGACGCAGATTATTTGATAATTGGAACTACTAGTAATATGTTCTACTTAATAGGATTTTCGGAGGAACAGATGGAAAGGCCACTTTTGCTTTTTGTCACTAAAGACGATTACTTCTTACTTGTACCAAAACTCTATGAGGAGCAATTAAAGCAATTTCCACTTATCGTTTACAGAGATGGAGAGGATCCATATTCCAAACTAAATTTAAAAGAAAATTCCAATATTTTAATTGATGATACAATATTTTCACTATTTACTATAGAAATACTAAATAGATTCAAACCTAGAAGAATAGGTAGAGCTTCTAGCATATTGCGAAAACTTAGACAAGTAAAAGATGATGAGGAAATAGAAAAAATGGAGAAAGGTGTTAAAAAAGCAGAAGAACTTATTTTAGAATTTGTACCAACCATTAAGGAAAATATGACAGAATGCGAAATAGAGAGAAAACTAAAGAGTTTCTTAATTGAAAATGCTGGTAATATCTCATTTGATCCAATAGTGACCTCTGGGCCTAATTCTTCGATGCCACACTTGAGGTGTAGTGATAAAAAGGTAAAACGAGGTGAGGTAATAGTTATAGATTATGGGATAAAGTACGAGGGCTACTCAACTGATACCACAAGAGTATTTTCATTAGGTAAACCTAACGATACTTTAGTTTTAGAAATTGTAGATATTGTCAAAAATGCAAATGAAGAAGCCGAAAAACATGTAAGAGAGGGTATGAGAGCTAAGGAGATTGATCATATTGCCAGAAAAGTCATAACTAGTAAAGGATATGGGGACTATTTTATTCATAGAACTGGACACGGTATAGGTATTGACGTTCATGAAGATCCATATATCTCTCCGGATAATGATAATGTAATAGAGCAAAACATGGTGTTTACCATAGAACCTGGGATTTACCTACCGGGAAAATTTGGGATAAGGATAGAAGATGAAATAGTAGTAAAAAAAGTGTATGGGAAAACGTTAAACATGTTACAAAAAGAATTATACATTCTATAA
- a CDS encoding histone deacetylase family protein: MITIVYNDIYKYHASKKYHVENPNRIDKALSAINQLEVRFEKPIRVNDPQIVHSEDYVKLVEKHSQLEENLDADTYTNKYTYETALYALGGALKAFETNGFALVRPPGHHAGINGKAFGAPTLGFCIFNNIAYPIKKYKLKRVAIIDFDVHYGNGTQEIFYDDPDILHIDIHQDPRTIYPGTGFANMVGGKDAEGTKINLLIPPLGSDDLYDELIPIIQAILDDFKPTVIAYSAGFDSYVGDGLSSVNATEYTFYNFGIISNKFPRKYAVLEGGYDKGLVRGLKAFLEGFANVEIEYKKYKSTDAIRSRFMNYLSEEKQILRNYWSI, from the coding sequence ATGATAACCATTGTTTATAATGACATATACAAGTATCACGCTTCAAAAAAGTATCATGTGGAAAACCCTAATAGAATTGACAAGGCATTATCTGCGATTAATCAACTTGAAGTCAGGTTTGAAAAACCTATTAGGGTTAATGATCCTCAAATAGTTCATTCGGAAGATTACGTTAAATTAGTTGAAAAACACTCTCAGTTAGAAGAGAATTTAGATGCAGATACTTATACTAACAAGTACACCTACGAAACTGCTCTTTATGCGTTGGGTGGCGCATTAAAGGCTTTTGAGACTAATGGATTTGCATTAGTGAGACCTCCTGGTCATCATGCTGGAATTAATGGAAAAGCTTTTGGTGCTCCTACTTTAGGCTTCTGTATTTTCAACAATATAGCATATCCTATTAAGAAGTATAAGTTGAAAAGAGTTGCTATAATTGATTTTGATGTGCATTATGGTAATGGAACGCAAGAGATTTTTTATGATGATCCAGATATTTTGCATATTGATATCCATCAAGATCCTAGAACTATCTATCCTGGAACTGGTTTTGCGAATATGGTTGGTGGAAAGGACGCTGAAGGGACTAAAATTAACTTACTGATACCTCCTTTAGGTAGTGATGATTTATATGATGAGTTAATTCCAATTATTCAAGCTATTCTAGATGATTTCAAACCAACAGTTATTGCGTACTCTGCTGGTTTTGATTCTTATGTTGGTGATGGTCTGTCTTCAGTTAACGCTACTGAGTACACGTTTTATAATTTTGGTATAATCAGTAACAAATTTCCTAGGAAATATGCGGTTTTAGAGGGAGGTTATGATAAGGGTTTAGTAAGAGGTTTAAAGGCATTTTTAGAAGGATTTGCAAACGTGGAAATAGAGTATAAGAAATATAAATCAACTGATGCGATTAGGTCCAGGTTTATGAACTATCTAAGTGAAGAAAAGCAAATTTTGAGGAATTATTGGAGTATCTAG
- a CDS encoding zinc ribbon domain-containing protein — MKESLIEAKVIDYGKLKDIQKEIVYYKLYVDALRKKGIKEKVDPPPTLPKSIVTSILTGGTPRDGPLQIELVSNNIIKIKEYNTLVKIQSDSKPPLYAIVEYKDSDIKVYLAYHEDPSIVGVDLGLRHLITIVALKNSKPWKVRFFNEPKLMEYFVNFLSENQGIIKLEEMKTNARKIIHEAVSFIEELEPKIVAIENLEYFDTKTGKGLRALQNMLENEIRRRGIRYRKIDPYNTSRVCARCGYKKGEILGSLFVCPACGYKADRDYNAAYNIALKCYYTC, encoded by the coding sequence ATGAAGGAGAGTCTCATAGAAGCAAAAGTTATAGATTATGGTAAATTAAAGGATATTCAAAAGGAAATTGTATATTACAAGCTCTATGTTGACGCGTTAAGAAAGAAGGGGATTAAGGAAAAAGTAGATCCACCTCCTACCTTGCCCAAATCTATTGTAACTTCAATACTTACTGGGGGAACCCCCAGAGATGGACCTCTACAGATAGAATTAGTTAGCAATAATATAATAAAAATTAAAGAATATAATACGTTAGTGAAAATACAAAGTGATTCCAAACCACCGTTATATGCGATTGTAGAATATAAGGATAGCGATATAAAAGTATATTTAGCTTATCATGAGGACCCTAGCATTGTTGGAGTAGACTTGGGTTTACGTCACCTAATAACAATTGTTGCATTAAAAAATAGTAAGCCATGGAAAGTAAGATTCTTTAATGAACCTAAACTTATGGAGTATTTTGTGAATTTTTTAAGTGAAAATCAAGGAATTATTAAGCTAGAAGAAATGAAGACTAACGCTAGAAAAATCATTCACGAAGCTGTAAGCTTTATTGAAGAATTAGAACCAAAAATAGTTGCAATAGAGAATTTGGAGTATTTTGATACAAAAACAGGTAAAGGATTACGAGCCTTACAGAATATGTTAGAAAACGAGATACGAAGGAGAGGTATTAGATATAGAAAAATAGACCCATATAATACATCAAGAGTATGTGCAAGATGTGGCTACAAGAAAGGTGAAATACTAGGTTCTTTATTTGTATGTCCAGCTTGTGGATACAAAGCAGATAGAGATTATAATGCTGCATATAATATAGCACTAAAATGTTACTACACTTGTTAG
- a CDS encoding class II glutamine amidotransferase, whose translation MCRILAFHTKGEILKEYVNALIKASRNDIFSKYGSHPDGWGLSVFLKRNDKWKVIYYRSEDPLYEDPNVNYLIDVAKGEEIIGVIHARKAGRKFLTGLSHVHPYYMRANLYDLYFAHNGSVNRTSFRDSNRPFTDSYLILEEIKVLIENNMSPFDAYVTTLDKLKDYSTSLNSVLIYYNKKEGPSLLVGYYYNKNRLSKETNEEYYKLYTDNNGYVFSSTIKYYLGVNAEELIMGSIMHL comes from the coding sequence ATGTGTAGAATTCTAGCTTTTCACACTAAGGGAGAAATTTTAAAAGAATACGTTAACGCATTGATAAAGGCAAGTAGAAATGATATTTTCTCTAAGTATGGTAGTCACCCTGATGGATGGGGTCTAAGTGTATTTCTCAAGAGAAATGATAAATGGAAGGTAATTTATTATAGGTCAGAAGATCCGTTATATGAAGATCCTAACGTTAACTATCTAATTGATGTTGCCAAAGGAGAAGAGATAATTGGAGTAATTCATGCAAGAAAAGCAGGCAGAAAATTTTTGACTGGATTATCCCATGTTCATCCCTATTACATGAGGGCAAATCTCTATGATCTCTACTTTGCTCATAATGGTTCAGTTAATAGAACGAGCTTTAGGGATAGTAATAGACCATTTACTGATAGTTATCTAATTCTAGAGGAAATTAAGGTACTAATAGAGAATAATATGTCTCCATTCGACGCTTATGTAACTACTCTAGATAAACTAAAGGACTACTCTACTAGCTTAAATTCCGTATTAATTTATTACAACAAGAAAGAAGGACCCTCTCTTTTAGTTGGATATTATTACAATAAGAATAGATTATCAAAAGAGACTAATGAAGAGTATTATAAGCTCTATACAGACAATAATGGATACGTCTTTTCATCAACAATAAAATATTATCTAGGAGTAAATGCAGAAGAACTTATAATGGGAAGTATTATGCATCTTTGA
- a CDS encoding MBL fold metallo-hydrolase — translation MKITFVGTGAGSSLGLKRVKSSILINDKVLLDLGPGAELRLEDTRINPKALFITHLHVDHFSGIFDYLVQRKIRQIPDLEIYSPKGFLEVLNPCIKVGNNISAKIYEANLPSGKIDELEIYSIQACHSIYAVSYIISDGNTRVLYTGDTKEPCNTILENAKDVDLIIHEATCINDCTAWGHTSIKQLFELFGNKRIIATHIPAEIEEKIISLTSNKIIIAFDGLSLNV, via the coding sequence GTGAAAATAACTTTTGTTGGAACAGGCGCTGGTTCTAGCTTAGGGTTAAAAAGGGTTAAATCTAGTATACTAATCAACGATAAAGTACTTCTTGACTTAGGTCCTGGAGCTGAGTTAAGATTAGAAGATACAAGAATAAATCCAAAAGCTCTCTTTATTACTCATTTGCATGTTGACCATTTCAGTGGAATTTTCGACTACTTAGTACAAAGGAAAATAAGACAAATTCCAGATTTAGAGATCTACTCCCCTAAAGGCTTCTTAGAAGTACTAAACCCATGCATTAAAGTAGGAAATAATATTTCAGCAAAAATATACGAGGCTAATTTACCCAGTGGTAAAATTGACGAACTGGAAATATATTCGATTCAAGCTTGTCACTCAATTTATGCTGTTAGTTACATTATAAGTGATGGTAATACGAGAGTACTATATACCGGTGACACTAAAGAACCTTGTAATACTATACTAGAAAACGCAAAAGATGTAGATTTGATTATTCATGAAGCGACTTGTATAAATGACTGTACTGCTTGGGGACATACTTCAATCAAACAATTATTTGAATTATTTGGTAATAAGAGAATTATTGCTACTCATATTCCAGCTGAGATTGAAGAAAAAATAATAAGCTTGACTAGTAATAAAATAATTATTGCTTTTGATGGGTTGTCATTAAATGTGTAG